The genomic interval TCAAGTATTGAATCCAGATTTAGTAATCTGTAACATGGATAAATCTGTAAAGTTAAATGCAGAAATTACTATAGAAAAAGGTAGAGGATTTGTACCTGCAGAAGAGAATAAAAAAGCTTCAGCACCAATAGGAACAATCTTTACTGATTCTATCTACACACCAATTAAGAATGTAAAGTATGCAATCGAAAATTTTCGTGTAGAGCAAAAAACGGATTATGAAAAATTAGTTTTCGATATCGATACTGATGGATCAATCAATCCTAAAGATGCATTAACTGAAGCTGCAAAAATATTAATCCACCACTTTATGTTATTCTCTGATGAGCGTATCACTTTAGAGGCAGATGAAATTGCACAAACAGAAACATATGATGAGGAATCATTACATATGCGTCAGTTATTAAAAACTAGATTAATCGATATGGATTTATCTGTTAGAGCTTTAAATTGTTTAAAGGCTGCAGAAGTAGATACATTAGGAGATTTAGTTTCTTTTAACAAAAGTGATTTAATGAAGTTTAGAAACTTTGGTAAAAAATCATTAACAGAACTAGAAGAATTGGTTATTGTTAAAGGTTTAAGTTTCGGTATGGATTTAACAAAATACAAATTAGATAGAGATTAATTTTTCATAATTTGCTCCTCATAGTGAGTTGATGCAAGATGAAATTATAAAACAAAGGTCATGAGACACGGAAAAAAGCATAATCATTTAGGAAGAACTACTTCACACAGAAAGGCAATGTTAGCTAATATGACATGTTCTTTAATAGAACATAAACGTATTAACACTACAGTGGCTAAAGCAAAAGCATTAAGAGTTTTTGCAGAACCATTAATAACAAAGTCTAAAAGTGATACTACTCACAACAGACGTGTTGTATTTTCTCACTTACGTGATAAATATGCAGTTACAGAATTATTTAAAGAAATCTCTGTAAAAGTAGCAGATAGACCAGGAGGTTATCTTCGTATTATTAAGTTAGGAAATCGTCAAGGGGATAATGCTCCTATGGCAATGGTAGAATTAGTTGATTACAACGAAATTTACAATCCTAATGGTAAAAAAGCTAAGAAAACTACACGTAGAGGAAGAAGCAAAAAAGCAGATGCTCCACAAGTAGAAGGAACAGCAACAGAAGAAAAATCTGAAGAATAGAAAATGAAAATTTTTTAATTTATATAAAAGGGATAAGCGTTTACGTTTATCCCTTTTTTTTATATTTTTGCATTAAGAAACACAACAACTATCAATAACTATCAATGAAATATCAAACACGAAAAAAAGCGCTTGTTTTATTAGCAGATGGAACAATTTTTTATGGTAAATCCGTAGGAATAGAAGGAACGTCTACTGGAGAAATCTGTTTTAATACAGGTATGACAGGGTATCAAGAAATTTTTACAGATCCCTCTTATTTTGGTCAATTAATGGTTGCAACAAATGCACATATTGGTAATTATGGGGTAAATGATAATGAAGTTGAATCTGATGGAATAAAGATATCAGGTTTAATTTGTAGAAATTTTAGTTTTACACATTCTAGAGTAGATTCTAATGGTAATTTAAAAGACTGGTTTACAAAACACAATCTTGTGGCTATTTCTGATGTTGATACTAGAGCTTTAGTGGCATATATTAGAGATAATGGAGCTATGAACGCTATTATTTCTACAGATGTAGATAATATTGAAGATTTAAAAAAGCAACTTGCAGCTGTGCCTACCATGGAAGGTTTAGAATTAGCCTCTAAAGTATCTACAAAAGAACCATATTTTGTGGGTGATGAAAATGCTGAGTTTAAAATATCTGCCTTAGACATCGGAATTAAAAAGAATATTTTAAGAAATTTAGTAAAAAGAGGAGCTTATATAAAAGTTTTCCCTTATAATGCTAAATTTGAAGATTTAGCAGCTTTTAATCCTGATGGTTATTTTATTTCTAATGGACCTGGAGATCCAGAACCATTAATTGAAGCACAAGAAGTTGCTAAACAAATTATAGAAAGAAATTTACCTTTATTTGGTATTTGTTTAGGACATCAAGTAATTGCTTTGGCTAACGGAATTTCTACTTATAAAATGCACAATGGTCATAGAGGAATTAATCATCCTGTAAAAAACTTATTGACAGGTAAAGGAGAAATTACTTCACAAAATCATGGTTTTGCTATCAATAGAGAAGAAACAGAAGCTAATGAGAATGTAGAAATTACACATGTTCATTTAAATGATCATACAGTTGCAGGAATTCGTATGAAAGATAAGAATGTTTTTTCTGTACAATATCACCCAGAAGCAAGCCCAGGACCTCATGATTCTGAGTATTTATTTGATCAATTTATAGAAAATATTATGAAGGCAAAAGCAGTGATAAGTTAACATTTGTTAATTTATTTCATCTGAAAACGTTTTCGTAAGTAACTATTTAAAACCACTCATTTATGAGTGGTTTTTTGTAAATTAGCAGTATAAATAAAAGACATAAATTAATTAAATAATAAATATAATGAGTATAATAATTAGCGTTCACGCACGTCAAATTTTTGATTCAAGAGGTAATCCAACAGTAGAAGTAGATGTAACTACAGAAAACGGAATTTTAGGTAGAGCAGCAGTTCCTTCTGGAGCTTCTACCGGGGAGCACGAAGCAGTAGAATTACGTGATGGTGGTAAAGATTACATGGGTAAAGGTGTTTTAAAAGCAGTATCTAATGTAAATAACATTATTGCTGCAGAATTATTAGGTACATCTGTATTTGAACAAAATGCAATTGATCAATTAATGATTGATTTAGATGGTACACCAAATAAATCTAAATTAGGAGCAAATGCAATTTTAGGAGTTTCTTTAGCTGCTGCTAAAGCTGCTGCTAATGAGTTAGGGATGCCTTTATACAGATATGTAGGTGGTGTTTCTGCTAATACTTTACCATTACCAATGATGAATATCATTAATGGTGGTTCTCATTCAGATGCTCCGATTGCATTTCAAGAATTTATGATTATGCCAGTTAAAGCTAAAACTTTTACTGAAGCTTTAAAAATGGGTTCTGAAATTTTTCATAACTTAAAGAAAGTTTTACACGATAGAGGTTTATCTACAGCTGTTGGTGATGAAGGAGGATTTGCTCCTAATTTGGCAGGTGGTACTGAAGATGCTTTAGAAACTATTGCTTTAGCAGTTAAAAATGCAGGTTATGTTTTTGGAGAAGAAATTAAAATTGCATTAGACTGTGCTTCTGCAGAGTTTTACGTTGATGGAAAATACGACTATACTAAATTTGAAGGTGAAACTGGAAAAATTAGAACAAGTAAAGAACAAGCAGATTATTTAGCTGAATTAGCTGCTAAATATCCTATTATTTCTATTGAAGATGGAATGGATGAAAATGACTGGGATGGTACAAAATACCTTACTGAATTAATTGGTGATAAAGTTCAATTAGTAGGTGATGATTTATTTGTAACAAATGTAGAGCGTTTGGCTAAAGGAATTGAAAACGGTATTGCAAATTCTATTTTAATTAAAGTAAACCAAATTGGTAGTTTAACTGAAACTATTGCAGCTGTAAATATGGCTAAAAATGCAGGTTATACTTCAGTAATGTCTCATAGATCTGGTGAAACAGAAGATAATACTATTGCAGATTTAGCAGTAGCATTAAACTGTGGACAAATTAAAACGGGTTCTGCTTCTCGTTCAGATAGAATGGCAAAATACAACCAATTATTACGTATTGAAGAAGAATTAGGAGCAACTGCTTATTTCCCAGGAGAAAAAGCTTTTAACTTATAAGGATTACTTTCTTATATATAATACAACCTCATAAGAAATTATGAGGTTTTTTTTGTTTAATTCTTATATAAATTACCTTTATTTTAAAATATCTAAAAACTATCAGTACCTCCTTTTAAAATTCTCTAAAATTTGGTATCTTCGTCAAACTTAACAATACTTAAAAATCATCATTGAATGTCAGATACAGCTAAATTACAAATTGGGGATAAATCTTATGAGTTTCCGATCGTAAAAGGAACAGAGAATGAACTAGCCATAGATATAAAAACCTTAAGAGGTGCAACTAATGGAGTTATAACTATAGATCCTGGTTATAAGAATACAGGCTCTTGTGAAAGTGCAATTACTTTTTTAGATGGAGAAAAAGGAATTTTACGCTATAGAGGTTATTCAATTGAAGAGTTAGCTGAAAAAGCAGACTTTTTAGAAGTTTCTTATGCTTTAATATTTGGTAACTTACCTACAAAATCAGAATTAGATAAATTTCATAATGATATTAGAGACCATTCTTTAGTTGATGATGATGTTAGAAAGATTTTAGAAGCTTTTCCAAAGACAGCTCACCCAATGGGAGTTTTGTCTTCTTTAACAAGCGCATTAACGGCATTTAACCCTTCTTCTGTAAACATTGAGTCTAGTGAAGATATGTATAATGCTATTGTACGTATTATGGCTAAATTTCCAGTTCTAGTAGCTTGGACTATGCGTAAGCAAAAAGGAATGCACTTAAATTATGGACAAAAATCTTTAGGATATGTAGAGAATCTTATGTTTATGATGTTTAAACAACCTAATGAAGATTTTGTAATAAACCCAATTGTTAAAGATGCATTAGATAAATTATTGATTTTACATGCAGATCATGAACAAAACTGTTCTACTTCTACAGTAAGAATTGTAGGTTCTTCTCACGCTGGTTTATTTGCTTCTCTTTCTGCAGGAATTTCTGCACTTTGGGGGCCATTACATGGTGGAGCAAACCAGGCGGTATTAGAAATGTTAGAAGGAATTAGAGCTGATGGTGGTGATACTAAAAAGTACATGGCCAAAGCAAAAGATAAAAATGATCCTTTCCGTTTAATGGGATTTGGACATAGAGTTTATAAAAACTTCGATCCTAGAGCTAAAATTATTAAAGCTGCAGCAGATGATGTTTTAAATGATTTAGGAGTTGAAGATCCTATTTTAGATATCGCAAGAAGTTTAGAGCAAGAAGCTTTAAATGATCCTTATTTTGTAGAAAGAAAATTATACCCGAATGTAGATTTTTATTCAGGTATTATTTACAGAGCTATGGGAATTCCAACAGAAATGTTTACGGTAATGTTTGCTTTAGGACGTTTACCAGGTTGGATTGCTCAATGGAAAGAAATGCGTCTTAAAAAAGAACCAATAGGTAGACCACGTCAAATTTATACAGGAGAAAATTTAAGACCTTTTGTAGGTTTAGAAAAAAGATAAATTTTATTACATTTACAAAATCAAAGCTTCATAATTTTATGGAGCTTTTTTTTATCCATATTATCTATGTTAGAACTAAATATAAAAAACGAAACAGCTAGATTAAGAGCTGTAATTTTAGGTACTGCCAAAAGTAATGGAGGAGTACCAAAAGTTGAAGACTGTTATGATCCTAAGAGTATAGAACACGTTTTAGCGGGTACATATCCTAAAGAATCTGCAATGAACTTAGAGATGGAAGCTGTTGCGGAAGTTTTAAAAAAGTATGATGTAGAAGTATTTAGACCAGATATAATTGAAAATTACAATCAAATATTTGCTAGAGATATTGCTTTTGTAATAGAAGACACTTTTATAGAAGCTAATATTCTACCAGACAGAGAAAAAGAATATAAAGCGATAGATAAAGTTATCTCACAAATAGATCCTTCTAAAGTGGTTGTTTTACCCAAAGAATGTCATGTAGAAGGTGGTGATGTAATGCCGTGGAATGAATATATTTTTGTTGGTACCTATTCTGGAAGTGATTATGCCGATTATATTACAGCACGTACAAATATGGATGCTATAATTGCGCTTCAAGAATTATTTCCTGAAAAAATAGTAAAATCTTTTGAGTTAAGAAAATCGAATACCAACGCTAAAGATAATGCGTTGCATTTAGACTGCTGTTTTCAACCAATAGGAAAAGACAAGGCTATTCTTCATAAAAACGGTTTTTTAGTTGAAAGAGAATATGAATGGTTGGTAAATTTCTTTGGAAAGGAAAACATTTTTGAGATAACTAAAGATGAAATGTATAGTATGAATAGTAATGTTTTTTCAATTTCTGAAGAAGTTATTATTTCTGAAAAAAACTTTACAAGATTAAACACTTGGCTTAGAGAAAATGGTTTTACCGTAGAGGAAGTAGCATATTCAGAAATAGCAAAACAAGAAGGGTTGCTTAGATGTTCTACGTTGCCTTTAATAAGAGATTAAATATAGATGTTTCAGCTGTTTATAATAGTGTCTTAAAATGTAATTATTTATAGTTAAAACAGATCTGGAATTTTTCTACAATAATTTAATTAGTGTTCTTGCCTTTATTAAAACAAAAAAACGAGCAAATTGCTCGTTTTTATTGTTTATAGGAGAAAAATATTTTCTCTATTTTTCTTTGATAGAATTTAAGTATTCTTGAAAACGTTTTCCGTAATCTGAGTTTTTTACATTATCTGATAAAGAATTATTCACCGTATCCAACATTTTTAAACTAGCATCATACATTTCTGTTAAGCCAATATAAGGTGCAACTTCATAGTCTGCATTTGTAAGTGCAAAATTGGTTGTAAATAAAACTCTTCTTCTAGAAAGATTTTGATAGTCTTTTTCTAATTGCGTAATTAATTCTTGATTGTCTGCTTTTTTAGCATCAAAATCTTTCTTAATGAATTCTAATCGCTGGTCCTGAAATTTATGTTTGATTTTGTTATACTTATCTAAAATTTCTTGATTTTTAGATCCTGTTATTTCTGGAGTATAGCCAAACTTTTCTACATTATCATTAATGGTAATAATTCCTTTTTCACCAAAAAAGAGAATTCTTTTATCACTTGTATTTCCGTCAAACGTTAAATAATAAAGTACAGGAGATTCTACATTATCCTTTAAAGTAAATTTATCGCTACCTAACAATTTTACAGAATCTACAGATACTAATAATGTATCTTTCATTTTTTGAAGGTATAGAGTCCCTTTCTTAAGACCTTTAATTTGTCCTTGCACAGTCATATTTCCTTCTTTTTTAGAAGAACATGCTGTAATTAAAATTGAAAGGACTAAAAGCGTAATAATTTTCTTCATAAATCTATATTTTTCGTCTGCAAATATGCTCATTTTTATTTAAAGTGTTGCTGATAATTCCATTAAAATGGTACATAAAATAGCACCAATTGTTCCTATAGCATACCCAAAAACAGCTAATAAAACACCAACAGTAGCTAAAGAAGGATGAAATGCTTGCGCTACAATTGGGGCAGAAGCAGCACCACCAACATTTGCTTGACTACCAAGTGCTAAAAAGAAATAAGGAGCTTTTATTAATTTGGCAACGAACACTAATAATCCAGCATGAATAGACATCCAAACAAGACCAATAGCAATTAACCCTACATTGTCAAAAATCATTGCTAAATCCATTTTCATACCAATGGTAGCAACCAAAATGTAAATAAATACACTTCCAATTTTACTTGCACCCGCCCCTTCGTAATTTTTTGCTTTTGTAAAAGATAAGATTACTGCAATAACGGTAGAAATGCTAATCAACCAAAAGAAACTAGAACCTAAGAAAGTAAAGATGTTTCTCCATGTTTCAGACTCTATACCTGCAACTAAATCACTAAAAAAAGAACTTAAATATGCTGCAGTAAAATGACCTAAACCAACAGTACCGAACGCAATGGCAAGAATTATCATAAAGTCTGTTACAGAAGGATTCCTTTTTACTTTCTTAGCAAATAAAGAAACTTTATCTTTTAAATCTTCTATGGCAGAAGTATCTGCACCCAACCATTTGTCTATTTTGTCTTTTTTACCAATTCCTATTAATAGAATAGCCATCCAAACATTAGCAACTACAATATCTACAAACACCATTCCTCCATATTTTGCAGGGTTGTATTTGTAAATTTCTAACATGGCAGTTTGGTTTGCACCACCACCAATCCAACTTCCTGCAAGTGTAGATAAACCACGCCAAACAGCATCAAAGTCAGAGCCACCAACCGTTTCTGGAGAGAAAATTGAAATTAATAAAATAGCTATTGGTCCTCCAATAATAATACCTACAGTTCCCGTAAAAAACATAATTAATGCTTTAGAACCTAGGTTGAAAATAGCTTTTAAATCGATACTTAGTGTCATTAAAACTAAGGCAGCAGGCAATAAAAATCGACTAGAAATATAATACAATTGCGATTTTCCTTTTACAACTTCTCCTGCCGTACTTAATGTTTCCCATTCTGGGGATATGATGCCGGCAGTAGTAAAAATAGCAGGAATGAAATATGCCATAAATAAACCTGGTACAATCTTGTAGAATTTATGCCAGAAACCACTTTTTATATTTTCCGTATAGAAAACGAAACCGAGTGATAACATTAAGATTCCAAAAACGATTGCGTCATTTGTAAAAGTGGGTGTTGTCATATTTAAATTGTTTTTTTTGTAAAGTCTGTTTTTAAAATTATTCCTACTTGTAACCTATGAAGATCACTATTTGAAAATTTTGTGTAAAAGTAACCTAATTTTAGTTTTAGATTATCATCGATTTTTTTAAGAATACCTGCACCCGTTCTATTTTGACTATAAGCTTTGGTTGCAAATTTTATAAAAAGCTCGCTAAAAGTGTAAGTTTCCCAATTTTTAGAAATTGGATAGTTTAAAAATAAGCCATATCGTATTCTGTGGGCAACCTCATTTGTTGCGTTTTTTCTTTTAAATCTTTGTGCTAATCGTACACGATGTTTTACTCTAATTTTATTCCAATTATCTTTATAGTTTAAATCTTGATAAAAACGATATTCATATAAATCTGCAGCATCTTTTTTGTAAGAAGTGTCAGTTATGGAATATACACTACCAGCTGTAACGTTCATTTTATTATTAAAAGCATAATTGACTCCCAACCTATAAATTTCTTGTTGATATTCTGATGCTAGTTCATAATACCTAAAATGGGCATTGGTGGTAAGTTTGATGTTTTTAGAAAGTTTATAAGAACCATTGTACATATACCAAGTACCTAATTTGCTTTCAGCGGAAGATTGTGCATTTACTTGAAAACAGTAAAGTATTAAACAGATAATTAGTATTTTGTTTTTCATAAATTAATTAGATCTAAGAAAATAGATTTTAATTGATTTTTATCAAGTAGGCAATATACAAAATACTAAACGCTCAATAAAAATTGAGCGTTTATTTTTAAAATTTATGTTGTTTTTAATTGCTTGGATAAGCTTAATTTATTCTTCCTTCTTTTTAGGTTCTCTTTTAGCTTCCTTAAGTGCTTGCATAAGCATCCATTCTATCTGTCCGTTTGTAGAACGAAATTCATCTGCAGCCCATTTTTCAATAGCTTTTATCATGTCTTCATTTACTCGCAACGCGAATGCTTTTTTCTTTGCCATGTTATTTTTTTATAAATAAACTAATGGTTTCTATTAGTTTATCTGAGATTTGATATTCCGAAGAATAGTAAGATTTTATATTGTCTTCTTCTTTTTGAATGTCCTTTAAAACATGATTCATGTTTTCTATAATTACCAATTTAGAATCTGTATTTGCAGCATGCAACATTTTAGCATCTTCAATGGTTACTTGTAAATCTTTATCTCCATTAATAATTAAAACAGGAATCTTTAATTTTTTAATTTCGGTTTTAGGGTTCAACTGCATCCAATCGTATAAAAAATCCTGATTAGGTTTCCCAAATATGCTCATTAAAAACGGATGTACAGTTTCAATCTTCCCCTTTACTCTTAAAGTATCAAATTGTTTTCTGGCTGCAACACCCATTGGAGCGTTGTTTTTTGTGATTTGTTTTATAATTGTTTCATCAATTTGTTCTCCTGTACCAGCAATAGAAATGTATTTATCGACCTCTTTAGAAGCCATCATTGCAATTAATGAACCTTGACTATGGCCGACTAAAATAATTTTAGAAAAACGGTTGTCCTTTTTAAAATGTGCAATTACTTTTTCTGCATCCAATGTAAAATCGGATATTTTTGTATTTGCTAGTAACTTGCTGTTATTCTTGTTAGCGGTTCTTTTATCGTAACTAAAAAATGCAATATTTTCTTTGTTGATGGAATCTCTAAATTGTTTAATATAGTTTGCTTTTACATTTTGTGTAGGCTGATTTCCGTCTCTGTCTACAGGTCCAGAGCCATGAACCCAAATAATTAAAGGCGAATTTTCTTCCGTAAAAGTTAAGGTTCCTGGAAGTTCTATTGTTCCATTTTTTATTAAAATTTCTTCGGATTTTACTTGTGCTAAAGAAACGAGTGTCCCAAAGATTGTGATGATGATATAAGTAATAAAACGAATCATATTAATTTATTTTTGAATTATAAGTTTCTAACACTCTTTTTGCTTCTTCTTTTAATAGAGTTCCTATTAATAACTTTTCTCCATTTTTAAGTATTAATTGAATGCCAATATCACCAGAAACATTCACGGCTTTTTCTTTTCCTTTATTAAAAAAGAAGCCACCTCTTAATCCCCAACCACCAAACTCACTTATAGGTTGATACTTTCTTACATAAGCTTTAGAAATTGTATTCCAAGGAATTGTTTTTACTTTAAAATGTAAAGGAAAAAACTGGTAATGAATTCCTACTTCATCAATTTTGGTTGTTAGTTTAAAGAAGAAAATTAATGAAATCGATAATAGAATAACACCAATTGTGATTGCAAATTCTTGTGTAGATAAAGTTGAATCTTCTTTTAAGTATTTTTTAATCATCATTGTAACAGGTACAATGGAAGCTATAAGTAAAAGTACAATTAACCAGGTTTGTCTAAAATTTTGTTCTTCTTTAAAAATTTTCATTTAAAGATTTTTATCTTTTTCTAAAACGGCATAAACGCCACCATTGGTATTTGCATATACATTAATTACGCGCCAACCTTGTTTAGCGTGTTCATTTATTTCATCTTCAAAATTTTTCTGGCTGTTAGACCAACTTATTTTTTGTTTTAAAAATTTGTACTCTTTCATATTTTAGTTTTTTAAGATTCTATTTAGATATATGATATTTTAATGACTCAAAGTACCTGCATTTACAACCGGAGACGCTTCTTTATCTCCGCATAAAATAACCAATAAATTACTTACCATTGCAGCTTTGCGTTCATCATCTAACTCAACAATTTGTTTTCTACTTAATTCGTTTAAAGCCATTTCTACCATTTCTACAGCACCTTGTACAATTTTATGTCTTGCTGCTACAATTGCAGTTGCTTGTTGTCTTTTTAACATGGCTGAGGCAATTTCATTAGCATAGGCTAAATACCCAATTCTTGCTTCTAAAACTTCAATACCTGCAATTGTTAAACGCTCATCAATTTCTTTTTCTAAAGCTTCAGAAACCTCGTTAACACTAGAACGTAAAGTAATATCTTCATCATGACCTTCATCTGCAAAATTATCATACGGATACATACTTGCTAATTTTCTAACGGCCGCATCTGTTTGCACACGTACAAAGTTTTCGTAATTATCAACATCAAAAGCAGCTTTATACGTATCTGTAACCCTCCAAACCAAAATGGTAGAAATCATAATTGGATTCCCTAATTTGTCATTTACTTTTAAACGTTCAGAATCAAAATTACTAGCTCTTAAAGAAATTGTTTTTTTCTTATAAAGCGGATTTGCCCAATACATTCCATTCGCCTTAATAGTACCAACATATTTACCAAACAATAAAATTACTTTAGAAGTATTTGGGTTTACAAGAATAAATCCGAAGAAACCAATAAAGCCAATTAAACTAACAATCATATATACAATTGTTTCTTCCAATGCAGATAATACAATTCCGCCAATAAATAATAGTAGTACGATTAATAACATTAAATAACCGTTTGCTGGTTTAATAATTTTTTCTGCTTTCATATAGATTTATTTAAAGTGATATTAAAATGAT from Polaribacter sejongensis carries:
- a CDS encoding DNA-directed RNA polymerase subunit alpha → MAILNFQKPDKVIMIESTDFTGRFEFRPLEPGFGLTIGNALRRVLLSSLEGFAITSLRIDGVEHEFSTVSGVVEDVTEIILNLKQVRFKKQIEETDRETVSISLSGQEQFTAGDLQKFISGFQVLNPDLVICNMDKSVKLNAEITIEKGRGFVPAEENKKASAPIGTIFTDSIYTPIKNVKYAIENFRVEQKTDYEKLVFDIDTDGSINPKDALTEAAKILIHHFMLFSDERITLEADEIAQTETYDEESLHMRQLLKTRLIDMDLSVRALNCLKAAEVDTLGDLVSFNKSDLMKFRNFGKKSLTELEELVIVKGLSFGMDLTKYKLDRD
- the rplQ gene encoding 50S ribosomal protein L17 — encoded protein: MRHGKKHNHLGRTTSHRKAMLANMTCSLIEHKRINTTVAKAKALRVFAEPLITKSKSDTTHNRRVVFSHLRDKYAVTELFKEISVKVADRPGGYLRIIKLGNRQGDNAPMAMVELVDYNEIYNPNGKKAKKTTRRGRSKKADAPQVEGTATEEKSEE
- the carA gene encoding glutamine-hydrolyzing carbamoyl-phosphate synthase small subunit produces the protein MKYQTRKKALVLLADGTIFYGKSVGIEGTSTGEICFNTGMTGYQEIFTDPSYFGQLMVATNAHIGNYGVNDNEVESDGIKISGLICRNFSFTHSRVDSNGNLKDWFTKHNLVAISDVDTRALVAYIRDNGAMNAIISTDVDNIEDLKKQLAAVPTMEGLELASKVSTKEPYFVGDENAEFKISALDIGIKKNILRNLVKRGAYIKVFPYNAKFEDLAAFNPDGYFISNGPGDPEPLIEAQEVAKQIIERNLPLFGICLGHQVIALANGISTYKMHNGHRGINHPVKNLLTGKGEITSQNHGFAINREETEANENVEITHVHLNDHTVAGIRMKDKNVFSVQYHPEASPGPHDSEYLFDQFIENIMKAKAVIS
- the eno gene encoding phosphopyruvate hydratase, which produces MSIIISVHARQIFDSRGNPTVEVDVTTENGILGRAAVPSGASTGEHEAVELRDGGKDYMGKGVLKAVSNVNNIIAAELLGTSVFEQNAIDQLMIDLDGTPNKSKLGANAILGVSLAAAKAAANELGMPLYRYVGGVSANTLPLPMMNIINGGSHSDAPIAFQEFMIMPVKAKTFTEALKMGSEIFHNLKKVLHDRGLSTAVGDEGGFAPNLAGGTEDALETIALAVKNAGYVFGEEIKIALDCASAEFYVDGKYDYTKFEGETGKIRTSKEQADYLAELAAKYPIISIEDGMDENDWDGTKYLTELIGDKVQLVGDDLFVTNVERLAKGIENGIANSILIKVNQIGSLTETIAAVNMAKNAGYTSVMSHRSGETEDNTIADLAVALNCGQIKTGSASRSDRMAKYNQLLRIEEELGATAYFPGEKAFNL
- a CDS encoding citrate synthase is translated as MSDTAKLQIGDKSYEFPIVKGTENELAIDIKTLRGATNGVITIDPGYKNTGSCESAITFLDGEKGILRYRGYSIEELAEKADFLEVSYALIFGNLPTKSELDKFHNDIRDHSLVDDDVRKILEAFPKTAHPMGVLSSLTSALTAFNPSSVNIESSEDMYNAIVRIMAKFPVLVAWTMRKQKGMHLNYGQKSLGYVENLMFMMFKQPNEDFVINPIVKDALDKLLILHADHEQNCSTSTVRIVGSSHAGLFASLSAGISALWGPLHGGANQAVLEMLEGIRADGGDTKKYMAKAKDKNDPFRLMGFGHRVYKNFDPRAKIIKAAADDVLNDLGVEDPILDIARSLEQEALNDPYFVERKLYPNVDFYSGIIYRAMGIPTEMFTVMFALGRLPGWIAQWKEMRLKKEPIGRPRQIYTGENLRPFVGLEKR
- a CDS encoding dimethylarginine dimethylaminohydrolase family protein — protein: MLELNIKNETARLRAVILGTAKSNGGVPKVEDCYDPKSIEHVLAGTYPKESAMNLEMEAVAEVLKKYDVEVFRPDIIENYNQIFARDIAFVIEDTFIEANILPDREKEYKAIDKVISQIDPSKVVVLPKECHVEGGDVMPWNEYIFVGTYSGSDYADYITARTNMDAIIALQELFPEKIVKSFELRKSNTNAKDNALHLDCCFQPIGKDKAILHKNGFLVEREYEWLVNFFGKENIFEITKDEMYSMNSNVFSISEEVIISEKNFTRLNTWLRENGFTVEEVAYSEIAKQEGLLRCSTLPLIRD
- a CDS encoding DUF4369 domain-containing protein is translated as MSIFADEKYRFMKKIITLLVLSILITACSSKKEGNMTVQGQIKGLKKGTLYLQKMKDTLLVSVDSVKLLGSDKFTLKDNVESPVLYYLTFDGNTSDKRILFFGEKGIITINDNVEKFGYTPEITGSKNQEILDKYNKIKHKFQDQRLEFIKKDFDAKKADNQELITQLEKDYQNLSRRRVLFTTNFALTNADYEVAPYIGLTEMYDASLKMLDTVNNSLSDNVKNSDYGKRFQEYLNSIKEK
- a CDS encoding DUF819 domain-containing protein, with protein sequence MTTPTFTNDAIVFGILMLSLGFVFYTENIKSGFWHKFYKIVPGLFMAYFIPAIFTTAGIISPEWETLSTAGEVVKGKSQLYYISSRFLLPAALVLMTLSIDLKAIFNLGSKALIMFFTGTVGIIIGGPIAILLISIFSPETVGGSDFDAVWRGLSTLAGSWIGGGANQTAMLEIYKYNPAKYGGMVFVDIVVANVWMAILLIGIGKKDKIDKWLGADTSAIEDLKDKVSLFAKKVKRNPSVTDFMIILAIAFGTVGLGHFTAAYLSSFFSDLVAGIESETWRNIFTFLGSSFFWLISISTVIAVILSFTKAKNYEGAGASKIGSVFIYILVATIGMKMDLAMIFDNVGLIAIGLVWMSIHAGLLVFVAKLIKAPYFFLALGSQANVGGAASAPIVAQAFHPSLATVGVLLAVFGYAIGTIGAILCTILMELSATL
- a CDS encoding DUF2490 domain-containing protein, with the translated sequence MKNKILIICLILYCFQVNAQSSAESKLGTWYMYNGSYKLSKNIKLTTNAHFRYYELASEYQQEIYRLGVNYAFNNKMNVTAGSVYSITDTSYKKDAADLYEYRFYQDLNYKDNWNKIRVKHRVRLAQRFKRKNATNEVAHRIRYGLFLNYPISKNWETYTFSELFIKFATKAYSQNRTGAGILKKIDDNLKLKLGYFYTKFSNSDLHRLQVGIILKTDFTKKTI
- a CDS encoding Arc family DNA binding domain-containing protein; this encodes MAKKKAFALRVNEDMIKAIEKWAADEFRSTNGQIEWMLMQALKEAKREPKKKEE
- a CDS encoding alpha/beta hydrolase family protein — encoded protein: MIRFITYIIITIFGTLVSLAQVKSEEILIKNGTIELPGTLTFTEENSPLIIWVHGSGPVDRDGNQPTQNVKANYIKQFRDSINKENIAFFSYDKRTANKNNSKLLANTKISDFTLDAEKVIAHFKKDNRFSKIILVGHSQGSLIAMMASKEVDKYISIAGTGEQIDETIIKQITKNNAPMGVAARKQFDTLRVKGKIETVHPFLMSIFGKPNQDFLYDWMQLNPKTEIKKLKIPVLIINGDKDLQVTIEDAKMLHAANTDSKLVIIENMNHVLKDIQKEEDNIKSYYSSEYQISDKLIETISLFIKK